A section of the Bacillus pumilus genome encodes:
- a CDS encoding ABC transporter ATP-binding protein yields the protein MIEFRKVSMQFSDERYAVESVDLEIQKGEFFVFIGPSGSGKTTSLKMINRLISSTEGEIYIKGQKINDYDMYELRWDIGYVLQQIALFPHMTIEENIAVVPELKRWSRHEINKRVEELMQMVGLDPAMYRHRKPSELSGGQQQRVGVARALAADPEIILMDEPFSALDPLTREKLQDDLLDLQRRIQKTIVFVTHDMQEAMRLGDRICIMKEGKVVQIGRPEKLVQHPVNAFVREFVSGATRHVGQQAFELEAMARPMPHESLLGYEAITTHATLNEVLSELAKHEELAVEKDGERIGLVNRQAVIQFLADSPKERGESHE from the coding sequence ATGATTGAATTTAGGAAGGTATCAATGCAATTTTCAGATGAGCGTTATGCTGTTGAATCGGTTGATTTAGAGATTCAGAAGGGCGAGTTCTTTGTTTTCATTGGACCTAGTGGAAGCGGGAAAACGACGTCATTGAAAATGATCAATCGTCTCATTTCTTCTACAGAAGGTGAGATTTACATAAAGGGTCAAAAAATAAATGATTATGATATGTACGAGCTGCGATGGGATATTGGTTATGTTCTGCAGCAAATTGCTCTTTTTCCTCATATGACCATTGAAGAAAATATTGCTGTGGTTCCAGAGCTCAAACGATGGAGCCGTCACGAGATCAATAAGCGAGTGGAGGAATTGATGCAGATGGTTGGGCTTGATCCTGCTATGTATCGGCATCGGAAGCCGTCAGAGCTATCTGGTGGACAGCAGCAGCGTGTTGGTGTGGCACGTGCACTTGCAGCTGATCCTGAGATTATCTTGATGGATGAACCCTTTAGTGCGTTAGATCCACTAACGAGGGAGAAATTGCAGGATGATCTGCTTGATTTGCAGCGCCGTATTCAAAAGACCATTGTCTTCGTGACGCATGATATGCAGGAGGCGATGAGACTCGGTGATCGGATTTGTATCATGAAGGAAGGGAAAGTGGTGCAGATAGGTCGTCCTGAGAAATTGGTTCAACACCCGGTCAATGCTTTTGTTCGAGAGTTTGTCTCAGGTGCTACTCGCCATGTAGGACAACAAGCGTTTGAGCTAGAGGCCATGGCTAGACCAATGCCTCATGAGTCTCTTTTAGGCTATGAAGCAATCACAACACATGCCACGCTGAATGAGGTCTTATCCGAATTGGCAAAGCATGAGGAATTGGCTGTGGAAAAGGACGGGGAGCGAATTGGACTAGTGAATCGTCAAGCGGTGATTCAGTTTTTAGCTGATTCTCCTAAAGAGAGGGGCGAATCACATGAATGA
- a CDS encoding alpha/beta hydrolase codes for MMKHLFRKGKNDQRPVLLLLHGTGGTEEDLLPLADLVDADASVLSVRGNVLENGMPRFFRRLAEGIFDEQDLIERTEELYTFIGDAADKYGFDRHNVVALGYSNGANIAGSLLFHYEDALKGAILHHPMVPRRGVSLPSLAGKQVFIAAGENDPMCRPEDSQELEQLLQGAGASVTLHWENRGHQLTREEVDAAALWYRRQF; via the coding sequence ATGATGAAACATCTTTTTCGTAAAGGAAAGAATGATCAAAGACCTGTTTTGTTATTACTGCATGGTACTGGCGGGACAGAAGAAGATTTATTGCCGCTTGCCGATTTAGTCGATGCTGACGCTTCTGTTCTTAGTGTGAGAGGAAATGTGTTGGAAAACGGTATGCCGCGCTTTTTCAGACGTTTAGCTGAGGGTATTTTCGATGAGCAGGATTTAATTGAGCGGACAGAGGAACTGTATACATTTATCGGAGACGCAGCAGATAAATATGGATTCGATCGTCATAATGTCGTCGCTCTCGGATATTCCAATGGGGCGAACATTGCAGGAAGTCTTTTATTCCATTACGAGGATGCGTTAAAAGGAGCGATCCTGCATCATCCAATGGTTCCAAGACGCGGTGTTTCATTGCCTTCATTAGCGGGGAAACAAGTCTTTATCGCAGCTGGTGAAAATGACCCAATGTGCCGACCAGAGGATTCACAAGAACTCGAGCAATTGCTGCAAGGCGCAGGCGCTTCGGTCACACTACATTGGGAAAACCGCGGACATCAGTTAACGAGAGAAGAAGTCGATGCTGCGGCATTATGGTATCGTCGTCAATTTTAA
- a CDS encoding ABC transporter permease/substrate-binding protein — translation MNDWINVLLDRKEQLGHALLEHIQISLIALFLAILIAIPLGIYLTRVPKLAEWVIGVTAVLQTIPSLALLGLLIPLVGIGQVPAIIALVVYALLPILRNTYTGIQEVDPSLREAALAMGMNHRKRLLKVELPLAMPVIMAGIRTGMVLIVGTATLAALIGAGGLGSLILLGIDRNDMALIVIGAIPAALLALLFDVVLRTFERISFKKTVISVTVFAVIAGAIVAGPSLFQQEKKEITIGGKLGSEPEILISMYKLLIEQDTDIQVNLKPGLGKTSFVFQALRSGDIDIYPEFTGTVISEFLKQTAKSTDKEKVYEQARRGLESSFQLRLLEPMAYNNTYALAVPQSLADQYDVSNISDLGKIKNRIKAGFTLEFSDRQDGYRGIQKTYQFSFDDVVTMEPKLRYRAIQKGDINLVDAYSTDSELRQYKLKVLNDDQHVFPPYQGAPLLRQETLTEYPEIETSLNKLGGQITDDEMREMNYEVNVQGKDAFQVAKAYLKKKKLLH, via the coding sequence ATGAATGACTGGATCAATGTGTTATTGGATCGAAAAGAACAATTGGGTCATGCTTTACTTGAACATATTCAAATTTCGCTTATTGCTTTATTTTTAGCCATTTTGATTGCCATTCCATTAGGTATCTATTTAACGAGGGTGCCAAAGCTTGCAGAATGGGTGATTGGGGTGACGGCGGTCTTGCAAACAATCCCGTCTCTTGCGCTGCTTGGCTTGCTGATTCCTCTTGTTGGGATTGGGCAAGTGCCTGCGATTATTGCGCTTGTCGTTTATGCCCTCCTCCCGATTTTAAGGAATACATATACAGGCATTCAGGAGGTCGATCCTTCGCTGAGAGAAGCGGCGCTTGCCATGGGAATGAATCACCGCAAACGATTATTAAAGGTAGAGCTGCCTCTAGCTATGCCAGTTATCATGGCAGGTATCCGAACCGGGATGGTTCTCATCGTGGGAACTGCCACTCTTGCCGCACTGATTGGAGCTGGGGGATTAGGAAGCCTTATTTTGTTAGGAATTGACCGAAATGATATGGCACTCATTGTCATTGGTGCTATACCAGCTGCCTTACTCGCACTCTTATTTGATGTGGTACTGCGCACGTTTGAGAGAATCTCTTTTAAAAAGACTGTGATCTCTGTGACGGTTTTTGCTGTGATTGCAGGAGCTATTGTCGCGGGCCCATCATTGTTTCAACAAGAAAAAAAAGAAATCACCATCGGTGGAAAGTTAGGATCAGAGCCTGAAATTCTAATCTCGATGTATAAACTTTTAATTGAACAGGATACGGATATTCAAGTCAATCTTAAGCCTGGTCTTGGCAAGACGTCTTTTGTTTTTCAAGCTTTACGGTCTGGTGATATTGACATTTATCCTGAGTTTACGGGTACTGTAATTTCTGAGTTCCTCAAACAAACAGCGAAAAGCACAGATAAAGAAAAAGTGTATGAGCAAGCGCGGCGCGGTTTGGAATCATCCTTTCAGCTCCGCCTTCTTGAGCCGATGGCTTACAACAATACGTATGCTTTAGCCGTGCCTCAGTCGTTGGCTGATCAATATGATGTATCCAATATTTCAGATCTAGGCAAGATCAAGAATCGCATAAAGGCTGGATTTACCTTAGAATTTTCTGATCGACAGGATGGGTATCGAGGTATTCAAAAGACCTATCAGTTTTCCTTTGATGATGTGGTGACGATGGAACCGAAGCTTCGGTATCGAGCGATTCAAAAAGGAGATATCAATTTAGTCGATGCCTATTCGACAGACAGTGAATTGAGGCAATACAAGTTAAAGGTGCTTAATGATGATCAGCATGTTTTCCCGCCATATCAAGGAGCACCGCTGTTAAGGCAAGAGACATTAACGGAGTACCCTGAGATTGAGACCTCTCTCAATAAGCTCGGGGGTCAAATTACAGACGATGAGATGAGAGAAATGAATTATGAAGTGAATGTGCAAGGTAAGGATGCATTTCAGGTAGCGAAAGCCTATTTAAAAAAGAAAAAATTACTGCATTAA
- the rpsR gene encoding 30S ribosomal protein S18, producing MAGGRRGGRAKRRKVCFFTSNGITHIDYKDVDLLRKFVSERGKILPRRVTGTSAKYQRKLTLAIKKSRQMALLPYVTGE from the coding sequence ATGGCAGGTGGACGCAGAGGCGGTCGTGCGAAACGTCGTAAAGTATGTTTCTTTACTTCTAACGGTATCACGCACATCGATTACAAAGATGTTGATCTTCTTAGAAAGTTTGTTTCTGAGCGTGGTAAAATTTTACCTCGTCGTGTAACAGGAACTAGCGCTAAGTATCAACGTAAATTGACATTAGCGATTAAAAAATCACGTCAAATGGCATTACTTCCATACGTTACTGGTGAGTAA
- a CDS encoding ring-cleaving dioxygenase gives MNRGLLLHDRRSLEVKKTEGIHHITAIVGHPQENVDFYAGVLGLRLVKKTVNFDDPGTYHLYFGNEGGSPGTIITFFPWPGAQKGQIGAGQVGVTTYVVPPGAFSFWKERLEQFDISYEMVERFDEAFLSFEDPHGLLIELVERADGKQNDWTFNGVTPDVALKGFGGAVLLTSQPEQTMQLLEQTMGFERVGAEEDYVRFRSFGEIGNVIDVNKTPVARGRMGVGVVHHIAWRATDDQDQLDWQRHIAQSGYQVTPVQDRNYFNAIYFRELGGILFEIATDPPGFAHDESVETMGEALKLPPQYEAQRSQIEQIVLPIEVRELKGKGDA, from the coding sequence ATGAATAGAGGCTTGTTACTTCATGATAGGAGGTCATTAGAAGTGAAGAAAACAGAAGGAATTCACCATATCACAGCAATTGTAGGGCATCCTCAGGAGAACGTTGATTTTTATGCAGGTGTTTTAGGACTTCGTCTCGTGAAGAAGACCGTGAATTTTGATGATCCAGGTACTTACCATTTATATTTTGGAAATGAAGGAGGATCTCCGGGAACGATTATTACGTTTTTCCCTTGGCCAGGTGCTCAAAAGGGACAAATTGGCGCGGGTCAAGTGGGGGTGACGACATATGTTGTACCACCAGGCGCTTTCTCTTTCTGGAAGGAACGTCTTGAGCAGTTTGATATTTCTTATGAAATGGTTGAACGCTTTGATGAAGCCTTTCTCTCATTTGAAGATCCACACGGCTTGTTGATAGAGCTAGTAGAACGTGCGGATGGAAAACAAAATGATTGGACATTTAACGGAGTTACGCCAGATGTAGCGCTAAAAGGGTTTGGGGGAGCTGTTTTATTAACATCACAGCCAGAGCAAACGATGCAGCTGCTAGAACAAACAATGGGATTCGAACGAGTTGGAGCAGAAGAGGATTATGTAAGATTCCGTTCATTTGGTGAGATAGGGAATGTCATTGATGTGAACAAGACACCTGTTGCACGCGGACGTATGGGTGTTGGGGTGGTGCATCATATTGCATGGAGAGCGACCGATGATCAGGATCAGTTAGATTGGCAAAGACATATTGCACAAAGCGGGTATCAAGTGACACCTGTGCAAGATCGAAATTACTTCAATGCGATTTATTTTAGAGAGCTTGGCGGCATATTATTTGAAATTGCAACTGATCCTCCAGGGTTTGCACACGATGAATCAGTGGAAACTATGGGTGAAGCATTGAAACTTCCACCACAATATGAAGCGCAGCGCAGTCAGATTGAACAAATTGTGCTACCGATAGAAGTGAGAGAGTTGAAAGGGAAAGGAGACGCATGA